The nucleotide sequence GCGAGGAGGGAGAGCATCTCCGTGGTAGCCATGGCCGTGAGTAACGACGTTGCTGCGCATATACCTGTTGGTAGATTGAACGACTGCTGTCCGGTCCAATCGCGTGTTCTCTGTGATTGCTACCACAGTAGTGCCAGTATCGGTCTCAGATCCACACTTCCGGGTCACTCCCAGGGATGGCCCGCGTCCTCGGGCCAGAGGGGATACCAGTAGGCCTCGTCGTCTTCGAGATCGAGTTCGCCGTCCAGCACGCTCTGGAGTTTGAACTCCGCCGTGGCGTCGCGCTCACGCTCGCCGGGCTTGGGCGCGAAGGGGTAGTACGACCCGCGACGGAAGGAGTAGACCCAGTAGACGTACCGGTCGCTGTCGTCCCAGGCGGTCGAATCCTCGGGATCGCGGAAGGCGAAGACGGCCGCGAGCAGCCGCGAGCCGTAGCCGTTCTCGACGAGCGTGTCCGCGGCGAAGTGGACGCTCGTGACCAGGTCCTCGACGTCGTCGTCCTCGAGGACGACCCAGGTGTAGCCGTGGGCGTCCTCGACGAACTCCGCCGTCGTGCCCGTCTCGATCTCCCCGGCGGCCAGGATCTGCCTGACTTCCGCGATCGCATCCTGGAAGTCCGTGCTGTCGACGTCGGAGAAACACAGCGCCGCCTCGCCCGCGGGTTCGTACCCCAGGTCGGCCTCCATCGTGACGTAGGCGGTGCTCATCCCGAAGAGGTCCTCGGGGTCGGCGTCCCGGGTCGCGTCGGCCTCGGCTTTGAGCCCCAACGCTGATTTGATGCCCTCAAGCAGTCCCATACCGGTTGTTCCTGCGGTACGTACTTAGGCGTCGCGCTGATCATCCTCCGGAGACAACAGCGGGACCATCGTCCGTCCCACTCGGAGGCGACGCGATTCTCACGCGAGTCAGTCCGACTTGCTGAAGGTCCTCCCGTCAGGTTCGGGGTGGGCATTCGACCCTCGGCCGAGGAGCCGATCACGCGACGGCAGCAGCGACCGGTGTTTCACCAGCAGGAATCCTGTGAAGATAGCGAGGAACCCGGCGACGGTCGTCGAGTCGATCACCTCGCCGAGCACCAGCCAGCTCAACAGCGTCGCGACGACCGGCTCCAAATAGACGATGAGGTTGCTTTCAGTCGGGCCGATCCGGTCGAGGAGACTGAAGTAAAGCGAGAACGCGATGATTCCCGGCCCGACAACGAGGAAGGCGAGCGACGCAACCGACAGCGGTGTCCAGACGACAGTGCCGAGTGACTCGCCGGTTGCGTAGCCCGTCACGCCCAGCAGCCCGGAGCCGAGGACCATTGCCCAGCCCTGGAGGGCGACCGCCGAGAGGTCCGTCCGGAGCGGTCTCGTGGCGACGGACCCGAAGGCGAAACTCAGCGTGGCGAGCACGACCAGCCCTACTCCGAGCAGATCTGCGCTCGCAACCGTGCCCACGCCGATGTCGGAGATGACGACGACACCTCCAAGCCCGACGACCAGCCCCAGGATCTGTAGCGTGGTGAGGTCGCTGTCGGGCAGCAACGCACTCGCGAAGACCGCCGTCAGCGCCGGGGAGAGACTTACCACGATGGCCGCGATCGCGGGCGGGACGTGTTCCATCCCCAGGTAGAGAAAGGCGTGGTGACCCGCGATCATGAACGCGCCGGCAACCAGGACACTCCCCGCGTCTGCCAGCGACCGGGGGTACCAGCGACGCACCAACACTGCGGCAAAGCCGATCACTATCACGCCAACCAGCGCGTACCGGAGACCGGCGAACAAAAGTGGCGGAAAGTACGCGAGTCCCACGTCGATGGCCAGAAACGAACTTCCCCAGAGGATGCCGACTACCAGCGAGAGGACGAGCGTTTTCGATCGCATTAGGTAGATATCTAAGAGATAGATATAATAATCTGTCGGAAGATAGAATCCAATTCAACTATCGGCCAAATATTGGCGACAAATTCACACTGGGCTGCTTGACTGTCGCGATGTTGCTGCGCGAGCGAGCGGAGCATACTTACCGATCACCGCCGAGCGTGTCACGCATGGACGAACGCGACGTTCGGATACTCAAGGCGATCGCCGATCTCGGGACGGACAGTCCGGAGCAACTCCACGAGGAGACGGAGATCCCGATCTCGACGATTCACTACCGCCTCAACAACCTCCGGGAGGACGGCGTGATCGAGAACGATCTCAACGACATCGACCTGGACGCGGTCGGGTTGGGCGTGACGGTCATCGTCGAAGTCCTGGCCGAATACAGCGGGACCTACGACGCCGTCGCCGAGAAGTTCGGTGAGATCGAGGGGGTCACGCAGGTCTATCTGACGATGGGTGAGACGGATTTCATCGTGATCGCCCAGTTAACCGACTCCGATATGGTCGAACGGCTCATTAGCGACTTCGAGGCACTGGATGAAGTCGAGCGGACGAACTCGACGTTCGTGATCTCGACGCTCAAAGATAGCCATCGAGCGCTTGAAGCCTACGAACTTGACACCTTGCTTGCTGAACTTGTCGACGAGTAGCCCTCCGAGTGTCGACAGACACGCCGTTCCGCAGTCACTCCTCCGCGTCCGGATTGAGCTCCAACCACCCCAGTCTCACCACGGAGTCGCTTCGTGCTGGCACTTGCCGTACTGAGACACTCGTGTGGGGCCGCTCGAGCCGACGACGATCGGGTGTCTCAGAACGCAGTCGTCCATTCCGGCCAGGTGCACCCGGATTTTCGACTCGCTCTTCTAGCTCTGAGAATGTCCATTAAATTTACATACTTACACTTCGCATTCCCACTTGGGTCGGCGACGTGACCCCGTCACCGACCCGGACGATCAGCCCATGATCGTCTCTACACCGGCCGGACTCCACCGCACCTCCGCCGCGGTGGTCCGGGTGTGTCCCCGTCGTTGTCATCATTGCCGCTTGCCGGGTTCCCGAAACCCGGCATCTCCCACCCCGCTTTTCTGGCGTCCCCGCCAGGTTTGGATGCTGCACGGTCTCCTCTCGCATTCCCCGGCGCTCGCGCGAGACCTTCCAGGGTTCGGAGCCCGCCACCGGCATTTCCGGAGCAGTCGCTCACACAAGGTTCGCGACGGTTGAAAATGCCCGGGGAGGGCTCCGAACCCTCGATCTCCGCATGACCCAGGTCCGGGGTGACGAACCCCGTGGCCATGCCGATGGCGCACACAGTGGAACGACCCTATGAGTGCGGCGCTATGTCCAGCTAAGCCACCCGGGCTCACCCCGAGATTGCGTGAGGGTCTTCTTTAAGCTTCTCATCTGTTCGTCGGCTGGTGATGCCACGCGAAGATAGCGGACCGTTCGCTCGGCAGATTGCCAGCCGATCCGGTGTACCCGCGGATTTATGATACCGGACCGGTACACCTTGGATATGGAGATTCCAGACCTCGTCCACGAGGAACTGGGGGGCGAAGAGATCCGATCGGGGGTCGCCATCGGCGATGAGGAAGTCGTCTGTGCCACTGATTCGCGGACGCTCATCTATCGGCCCGAAGGGATTTTGAGCGACGAACGTATCGAGCAGTATCCACACGACGTCGACCGATTGGCCCTCTCGGAAGGCCGACGCAAGACCACGTTCAAACTCACGTACGTCGACGGCACGCGCTCGTTCGCTGTCCCTGCCAGCCACGGTCGGGACGTCCTGACGCTCCTGCTGGAAGGCATCCTCGGCGTCGACGGCGTTCTCGACGAGGACGAATCCGTCGTCGGTGCGTTTCGATTCAGCGAACTCACGCTGGTCATCGCCGAGAACCGTCTCGTCAGACACATCGGCGAGACTGTCTGGGACGACGACTTCACCCAGTACGAATACGCCGACCTCACCGGGCTCGACTTTCAGGAGGGCAGCGTCGCAACGGAGATTGTCCTCACGATCGACGGCCGTCCACAGCGTATCAAGACACCCCGCGAGGATGCTCGCCTCGTCGAGGAGACCCTGAAAAAAGCCGTCTTCGAGTTCTACGAGGTGGCCACGATGGCGGAACTCCAGCGCGCGGTCGAA is from Halorhabdus sp. BNX81 and encodes:
- a CDS encoding DMT family transporter, producing the protein MRSKTLVLSLVVGILWGSSFLAIDVGLAYFPPLLFAGLRYALVGVIVIGFAAVLVRRWYPRSLADAGSVLVAGAFMIAGHHAFLYLGMEHVPPAIAAIVVSLSPALTAVFASALLPDSDLTTLQILGLVVGLGGVVVISDIGVGTVASADLLGVGLVVLATLSFAFGSVATRPLRTDLSAVALQGWAMVLGSGLLGVTGYATGESLGTVVWTPLSVASLAFLVVGPGIIAFSLYFSLLDRIGPTESNLIVYLEPVVATLLSWLVLGEVIDSTTVAGFLAIFTGFLLVKHRSLLPSRDRLLGRGSNAHPEPDGRTFSKSD
- a CDS encoding Lrp/AsnC family transcriptional regulator, giving the protein MDERDVRILKAIADLGTDSPEQLHEETEIPISTIHYRLNNLREDGVIENDLNDIDLDAVGLGVTVIVEVLAEYSGTYDAVAEKFGEIEGVTQVYLTMGETDFIVIAQLTDSDMVERLISDFEALDEVERTNSTFVISTLKDSHRALEAYELDTLLAELVDE